The following is a genomic window from Pseudomonadota bacterium.
ACCGGTTTGCACTGAGTTGCAACCGATGCCTATTCCATGATATGGGGGAAGTTTACCCCATTTTTCATTCCAGCTCGCTTTCTCGCCGGCCTTAAGAATCGTTTCCGTCATACCACAGCTCGCAACATATGATTTGGTCGGTGTAAACTCACCGACCTTTCTTGCATTTCTGAGACGCATTTCAAGGGGATTAATCCCCAGTTCCTGACCTATCATATCAAGCTGCAGATCAACACCACAGGCAAATGCCCTTCCATGTGTTCTGAACATTCCCCGGATAGGTTTGTTTGTAAAGACCCTGTAACCATTATACCGTATATTATCCATCTGATAGGCCTGTTCCATACACAGAAATGGAACGCTTACCGCTATAGGGCCGGTACTACTGTATGCACCACCATCCATGTGACACGTTATATCACGTGAGATTACCCTACCCTCTTTATTTACCCCTGTTTTTATTGTGGCAATCATGGAATGTGCCTGCCGTGTGGCAATGGAATTTTCCTCCCTTGTATAGACAAGTTTGACAGGTCGCTGGGATTTTCTGGCAAGGAAGGCACAGATCACATCTGCAGGAGAAATCTCGGAACGTCCGCCAAATGCACCACCTATAGCAATCTTCCTCACCCTTACTTTATTTAGGGGTATTTTAAGTACGTTCGATAAGGGTTTTGCCTTCAAGTGAGGACCGGCATTGGGCATCCAGATTTCAAGGCTGCCGGTATGATCGTATTGTGCAACCACAGCATAAGGCTCTCCCTGAAAATATGAGTCCTCCGGCGCTGTGAATGTATCTTCCCTGACATAATAAGACTCCCCAAATCCCTTTGCCACATCACCAACGTCAATGTTTACATGGATATTAATGTTCCCCGGATGATCCTGATGAATCAGTGGTGCACCGGATTCAAGTGCTGATTTCATATCGAATACTGCCGGAAGTTCTTCATATTCTACTTTAATGAGTTTCAGTGCCTGAATTGCCGTGTCTTCATCAACTGCCGCGACAGCCGCAACTTCTTCTCCCACATAACGAACCTTATCCGTCGGCAGGAACTGCTGGTCCTGTGTATAGCGGAACACACCCCATTTGTCAGCACATGTGTCTTTCGCCGTTATAACAGCCTTAACACCTGGAAGTTTTTCAGCTTTT
Proteins encoded in this region:
- a CDS encoding xanthine dehydrogenase family protein molybdopterin-binding subunit, coding for MGDFSLIGKSMKRIDTPLKATGQAQFSSDLMLPRMLIGKVLRSPYAHAKILEIDISKAEKLPGVKAVITAKDTCADKWGVFRYTQDQQFLPTDKVRYVGEEVAAVAAVDEDTAIQALKLIKVEYEELPAVFDMKSALESGAPLIHQDHPGNINIHVNIDVGDVAKGFGESYYVREDTFTAPEDSYFQGEPYAVVAQYDHTGSLEIWMPNAGPHLKAKPLSNVLKIPLNKVRVRKIAIGGAFGGRSEISPADVICAFLARKSQRPVKLVYTREENSIATRQAHSMIATIKTGVNKEGRVISRDITCHMDGGAYSSTGPIAVSVPFLCMEQAYQMDNIRYNGYRVFTNKPIRGMFRTHGRAFACGVDLQLDMIGQELGINPLEMRLRNARKVGEFTPTKSYVASCGMTETILKAGEKASWNEKWGKLPPYHGIGIGCNSVQTGFPMGIRGGSQAFIKFNEEGGITVITGIVDNGQGNDNMIVQIAAEELGLGVCDVQLVNADTEVTPSDPGSYSMCETFIGGNAVRLAAQDAKNKLLKIASEALKASPDELTVKDRKIYIEKSPDKSISLSKVIRIALSRSESISGEGSYWPKVDSKREWVENPSGQLSETFSFGTVITEVKVDPETGKVDVLEVTAAQDVGYALNPKVIEGQFEGGIAMGGQGGMLSEYILWYNGRVLNPDQLDYMVPLAIDMPRINNIIVETIDPNGPYGAKEAGMSIAMSAAQAYCGAICNAIGVDIKEFPLTPDKILNAIEKKQKVKGDEGSE